The nucleotide sequence ATGCAACATTTAGAGATTTAGACAAGATACTACGTAGAGTGTGGATGGAATGCTGTGGACATTTGAGTCACTTTATCATCAAGAAGAAAAAGAGTTCAAACAGACCTTCAGTTGAAGAATCAGTGTCGTCATCATTAGAAGGACAGGCTCCTAGTTTGGTAAGGGTGTTTGGGTGCTTTTCATCCACATTCAGCCATTTTGGGAATTTCTAGCAAGGGTTTAATGCACACTTCAGGTGATGGCATCACATTTACCCGTTCATATATCTTTACAAGGCAAAGAGAGTGTGGTAATGTGATGTCATTACCAGAGATTTTCCCGTGAACCCTTGCGGGAAATCTCCCATGGccaaacacatgtcaagtgcaaaATGgcttttttacaatatttcaaagttgagtaagttactAAGGTGCTATTTTATAACCCAAAAATCATATGTGAGTTCATAATAGTAgtcaattacatttgtattaaaggcagaaataagcctgactAGACTTTtcgttgatagcagtaatcaatacaagagTACTAAAGGTAGAAGTAAGTTTGACTAGACTTTACCTTTTGAGTCAGTAGATCAGTTGAATGGAGTCAGCGGAGGTTAACTTCTAGGATTTGATGCATGGTAAATTATAAATAGGtacttttatttgatttttatcTTTGCAGGATTCAATATTTGCAGCTTTTCTACAACAAGTGAGAGAGACAGATGGAACAATCAGAGTTACATCGTTCTATGACCCACGTGAAGATGAACTGATGTCAGGTGACAAACCCATGACAGAGAAGCTAAGCAAATACTGTACAGAGGATATCTCATCAATTAGATATGAATACGATATGGGCACAACTACTGAAGTGGTCGTCAAATTCCTAGGTAAGTTACAACATGTATCATATCGAGGTATATTTCTAGCTTTGTGCATACCGCTGCATCACTACCTCAACTTCTCTAAACATTAGAGCTATTTTCACATTGGCGTGGGTAACAGAGTGAAACATTTAATTGCTCTGAGTCAGTTTCTCCATGATGATAGATTGCAAGTACCTTGTCCTACAAATTTCTGTTACCTGAAATAGCATTTTACAacctagacatgtcactgaatAAGAGTCGTCTGTTCAGTCGACACCATGATGTCTGCTGTACATGCATTACTGTAAGCGTgtatgagaataagtcaacttCTTGTTCTAAATTTGACTCACTAGCAATGTGTATAAATGGCATAACAAGTGCTGAGAGTTGTTCAGTGCTATGTATGGGAAGAGTATAGTAAGCCAaggaacattattattattacaaatgtacatatggtgctagtgattacttgcactggtgtgtgtgtgaatatgactggtatttgcattgcattgcaatactgaaaacatcattacatgtatgtatgcaaatgatatgcaaatgaatgcaAAATCATTCTTTGTAGATGAAGTCGTATGATCACAcagtattattttgttctggataaacatgtgtaataataacacTGTTAACAGATTCCATGATGCGTGAATGCCAATGtaggtactcaggggtatttccAGTCGTGCTTGTGGTATTTTCtgttacaccttcactcactacactcatgaaagCTACTACATGCAGATATCCAGGGTACACCACACTTGTACTCttgcatcatggggttctgtcatagtgtTACATAATCTGTCTACTGGAACAGGCAGAAAATTTGTTACAAACAAATTAACTCATGATATTGTTAGCAGAATTTGTATTATGGTAAATTACAGATAAAGCTATAAAATCACCCTTTTCACTTATTTATTCACAGGCAAGAGACGAATTGAAGAAAACATTTTGTCTGATTTGAGCAATGTCCTGATCCGTAATGTAATGCCTGATATCAAGTGTCAAAGTTGTGGTATCAAAGGGGAGTGGTTGACCACAGATTTCAAAGTGAATATCTACTGTAGTGAGAACTGTGCTGCAGGTGATGGTACGATGGCTGTGGAAATGATGCTTCCATTTGTCAACTCTCCAAGATCAGGAAGCTGTGGATTTAATGGTTATGGTCTTGTTGAGTGATTGACATGTTGCAAGCTGGTTGTTTTATGTTGTAAAACATAGTCTCAGTATTTGCAGTAATGTCTGTCAAGTACGTAAGCCATTTCTGGTCTGGTCATAATGagttattgttttcattctgGTATTAATTTCTAAACCAACTGTTGTCTGTTATTGTTTGGTTGGGTGTTATGCATGTAATGGTGAAGGAATCAGAAAAAATAGATCCATTATTCATTGTTTGTGTAACACTATGGAGAGAAATCACTCCATATGTGTATGGACAGTCACCATACTCTGGAACATGCCCAAATAAATGATTTGGGACAAATGGTATGTGACTTAGGGTGTTTAGTTTAACAAGTAAATACTTTGTGAAAGTTGAGATGCAagttttttttggttttgttttttgttttttttcaatacagTTGTGATATGGTTAAAGATCCCATTTTCACAGCTTATGTGTATCATTTCAAGAAGAATCCAAAACCTGTGCAAGCTTTATCACCACAGCCTATATAAAGAGATGAAATGGTCATTAGTATTCTATCAGATAAATTAATattgacatttgtatttttatgcACACTGCCTTTATATACATCATCTCTGCAAACCAATGCTATTTACTATTATATTGGCAGCTGATGTAAGAGGTATTTTGTTTTGACTTAATTTGACCACACTGCCTTAAGTTCTAGTCTTAAAAAGATGGAACAAGAAATGTTTATAGAACACTGCCATTTACAGTTGATATAAGGATTAGTTTGTTTTGACTTCATTTTTACTACACTACCTAAAGTTCTAGTCTGAAAAAGGTAGAACAAGAAATATTTATATGAGTACTGCCTTGTACGTCATCAATGCCATTTACTACTATATATAATGGCAGCTGACGTAATATTAGTTTGTTTCGACTTCATTTTTACCACACTGCCTAAAGTTCTACAGTCTGAAAAAGGTAGAACAAGAAATTTTTTTGACAGTTTAAAAATGAGATATTTTGGGTGCTGTTCACTGCATTCTGAGAATAGTGTTCTCTCTCTGCATTCTGAGAATAGTGTTCTCTCTCTGCATTCTGAGAATAGTGTTCTCTCACTGCATTCTGAGAATAGTGTTCTCTCACTGCATTCTGAGAATAGTGTTCTCTCACTGCATTCTGAGAATAGTGTTCTCTCACTGCATTCTGAGAATAGTGTTCTCTCCTCACACATGAGGCCTATCATATAACTTATTAAACCAAAAAGCAATAACAATTATTGTAGCGTATATCGTTTTCAAAGGCTGAATGCTTAAAATTTGTCATCTAATGCAACATTGGTACATGTTAATATATTGatatgtgtaaaaaaaagtatactttgttacaatgtatatgatttggtaACAATCTGCTGAGATAATGGTGGCTCATGCAGAGAATATGTAGCGATGCTGGTAAGAGTTTTGTCCTGCCATATGATGAAAAGAAGCAGTGTT is from Glandiceps talaboti chromosome 1, keGlaTala1.1, whole genome shotgun sequence and encodes:
- the LOC144437503 gene encoding uncharacterized protein LOC144437503 isoform X1, with protein sequence MAQSSKSYESFTTPKLREKLRAKGYPVSGKKVELVERLELAEISVNKLKDRLKAKKLSIQGNKMELVKRLQKGSDENNGMVKKGAKGKKVAAKTIDPFRFVPMQCNKCNTTIAKRQKNKHIDQCWCEDGEPNAFLVQVQSTQWSGAFELLLGLPLNATFRDLDKILRRVWMECCGHLSHFIIKKKKSSNRPSVEESVSSSLEGQAPSLDSIFAAFLQQVRETDGTIRVTSFYDPREDELMSGDKPMTEKLSKYCTEDISSIRYEYDMGTTTEVVVKFLGKRRIEENILSDLSNVLIRNVMPDIKCQSCGIKGEWLTTDFKVNIYCSENCAAGDGTMAVEMMLPFVNSPRSGSCGFNGYGLVE
- the LOC144437503 gene encoding uncharacterized protein LOC144437503 isoform X2, whose translation is MAQSSKSYESFTTPKLREKLRAKGYPVSVAAKTIDPFRFVPMQCNKCNTTIAKRQKNKHIDQCWCEDGEPNAFLVQVQSTQWSGAFELLLGLPLNATFRDLDKILRRVWMECCGHLSHFIIKKKKSSNRPSVEESVSSSLEGQAPSLDSIFAAFLQQVRETDGTIRVTSFYDPREDELMSGDKPMTEKLSKYCTEDISSIRYEYDMGTTTEVVVKFLGKRRIEENILSDLSNVLIRNVMPDIKCQSCGIKGEWLTTDFKVNIYCSENCAAGDGTMAVEMMLPFVNSPRSGSCGFNGYGLVE